From the genome of Gemmatimonadaceae bacterium:
TCGTCACCATCAATGGTTGGAATCGACTCGCGATAACGTTTCAGGCGGACGTCGGCAGTTATCAGCCGCCCGCCCGCGCAGCCGGCGAGCGCTAGCCCAGCGCGTCCTCGAAAAACTCGGGCAGCTCGATGACGAGCGGCGTGTCCAAACCATCCGGCTGCCATTCGATTCGCTCGGTCAGCAGCGCGCCGGGATCGGCCGTGCCGGGCCAGCGTGCGAACGTTTGCGCTTCGGCATCGATGATCCAGTACTCGGCGACGCCGCCGTTCAGGTAAAGCTGCCGCTTGGCCTGATAGTCGTATTTCGAATT
Proteins encoded in this window:
- a CDS encoding Uma2 family endonuclease produces the protein MPAVRTEWAVEMLDELPDDGNLYELADGKRPTYPFDLTDLLLAVEVLSPSNSKYDYQAKRQLYLNGGVAEYWIIDAEAQTFARWPGTADPGALLTERIEWQPDGLDTPLVIELPEFFEDALG